Proteins from a genomic interval of Neoarius graeffei isolate fNeoGra1 chromosome 24, fNeoGra1.pri, whole genome shotgun sequence:
- the tmem119a gene encoding transmembrane protein 119 — protein sequence MSSMCPRLAFVLLIAFWSWSCSTMAFPFNMSVEGSGDERELIFPTSRTTHIPPPSPTPMLSITTTFIRIKQFLLHDVVDFLRDNMLLIMVVMSLLIVIIFIACCASAMSHKRKLEAYYPPKKQVPRKYMTVPSKGEEQSLMEPHSATTSYQRSPSKALVGDKEGKDPRPKPKEVQKAEDVEEVEVQKEEEKKKEEPKPSTSTAGNGQALVCTCHLRKSNQTSH from the coding sequence ATGTCATCCATGTGTCCACGTCTAGCCTTTGTGCTCCTCATTGCCTTTTGGAGCTGGAGCTGCTCTACTATGGCATTTCCTTTTAATATgtcagtggagggcagtggagatgaacGGGAACTGATTTTCCCGACGTCCCGCACCACCCACATACCTCCACCCTCACCTACACCAATGCTTAGCATCACCACCACCTTCATCCGCATCAAGCAATTCCTGCTTCACGATGTAGTGGACTTTTTGCGTGACAACATGCTCCTCATTATGGTAGTGATGTCGCTGCTAATTGTCATCATCTTCATTGCTTGTTGTGCCTCAGCCATGAGCCACAAGCGCAAACTTGAAGCCTACTATCCACCCAAGAAACAAGTACCAAGGAAGTACATGACTGTACCAAGTAAGGGGGAGGAGCAAAGCCTGATGGAGCCCCATAGTGCCACTACAAGCTACCAACGTTCTCCTTCTAAAGCTCTAGTGGGTGATAAAGAAGGCAAAGATCCAAGACCAAAACCAAAGGAGGTTCAGAAAGCAGAAGATGTGGAGGAAGTTGAAGTGCAgaaggaagaagaaaagaagaaggaggagcccAAGCCAAGTACGTCCACAGCAGGTAATGGCCAGGCACTTGTGTGCACTTGCCACTTGAGGAAATCAAACCAAACCTCACACTGA